Proteins encoded by one window of Bacteroidota bacterium:
- a CDS encoding OmpA family protein: MVVLVKSFLNRCMKTIFKVTLVSGLLLLGATVANAQSKKSSSQNSKQKTSLRFLQNKDAKNFVVGFQAGTSFFHGDADKLKPGISVGGNLRYNFSHVLGIRLLANYASVRSEVEKPTQFNFRYYDLNSRILEYQLQGVLTLGNISFFRKKWNWNIYTAAGIGQVIMSSKSEFEYTSAPAGQTSSLQYDRTHICFTYGLGVKRNITKSIDLGIEYGMRWVRTDSMDILNAPIHPNRRFDSYSFPQIVLNIKIGKKGQEHLDWINPITSVYEEISKLEDKLDKLDKDSDGDGVADRFDKEENTPAGAKVWGSGEAVDLDADGVPDVNDQEPNTPPGAKVDANTGIAEDEDSDGVPDILDLSPSTPSEFLVNHQGIPIMNKALADQIVNNQGDNISAGMGGGGGVSFLPAIFFATNVDEPYPTHLPDLQNVALAMKNNPNIKLEVIGNADMRSSDEYNLRLAQRRADNVKKLLVDFGVDPSRLITKTNGERQPITKGTGAMHLQANRRVQFFVVK, translated from the coding sequence ATGGTAGTATTGGTAAAAAGTTTTTTAAATCGTTGTATGAAAACAATCTTTAAAGTAACGTTGGTTTCCGGTCTTTTGCTGCTGGGTGCAACTGTTGCGAATGCACAAAGCAAGAAGAGCTCAAGCCAAAACTCTAAACAAAAAACATCGTTACGTTTTTTACAAAACAAAGATGCCAAGAATTTTGTGGTGGGTTTTCAAGCAGGTACTTCATTTTTTCACGGCGATGCCGACAAACTGAAACCCGGTATTTCAGTAGGTGGTAACCTAAGGTATAACTTCTCTCACGTATTAGGCATTCGCCTTTTGGCAAACTATGCCAGCGTACGCTCAGAAGTTGAAAAACCAACCCAGTTTAATTTCCGCTATTACGATTTAAATTCACGCATACTTGAATACCAATTGCAAGGTGTGCTAACCCTTGGTAACATTTCATTTTTCCGCAAAAAATGGAATTGGAACATATACACAGCTGCCGGTATCGGGCAAGTAATAATGAGCAGCAAATCAGAGTTTGAATATACTTCAGCTCCTGCCGGACAAACCTCTAGTTTACAATACGACCGTACCCATATTTGTTTCACCTATGGTTTAGGTGTTAAGCGTAACATCACAAAATCAATTGATTTAGGTATTGAATATGGTATGCGTTGGGTACGTACAGACTCAATGGATATTTTGAACGCTCCTATTCACCCTAACCGTCGTTTCGATTCATACTCATTCCCTCAAATAGTATTAAACATTAAAATAGGTAAAAAAGGCCAAGAACACTTGGATTGGATTAACCCTATTACCAGTGTTTATGAAGAGATATCTAAGTTAGAAGATAAACTGGATAAACTTGATAAAGATAGCGATGGCGACGGTGTTGCTGACCGCTTTGACAAAGAAGAAAACACACCTGCCGGCGCTAAAGTATGGGGTAGTGGTGAAGCTGTTGACTTAGATGCTGACGGTGTACCCGATGTAAACGACCAAGAGCCTAACACACCTCCGGGTGCTAAGGTAGATGCCAATACAGGTATTGCCGAAGACGAAGATAGCGACGGTGTTCCCGATATTTTAGATTTGTCTCCAAGCACACCTTCAGAATTTTTGGTAAACCACCAAGGTATACCCATTATGAACAAGGCATTGGCCGACCAAATCGTAAACAACCAAGGTGATAACATTTCAGCCGGTATGGGCGGCGGTGGCGGTGTAAGTTTCTTACCTGCTATCTTCTTTGCCACCAACGTGGATGAGCCTTATCCAACCCACCTTCCTGATTTGCAAAACGTGGCGTTGGCAATGAAAAACAACCCTAACATTAAATTAGAAGTGATTGGTAATGCCGATATGCGCAGCAGCGACGAGTACAACCTTCGTTTGGCACAACGCCGCGCTGATAATGTTAAAAAACTATTGGTTGATTTTGGTGTAGACCCATCAAGGTTGATAACCAAAACCAATGGTGAGCGTCAGCCTATTACCAAAGGAACCGGTGCTATGCACTTGCAAGCAAACCGCCGTGTTCAGTTCTTTGTAGTGAAGTAA
- a CDS encoding acyl-CoA thioesterase, with protein sequence MFVAETKIRVRYAETDQMGYVHHGNYAMYFELARVDAIEKIGITYKGLEASGIAMPVAHMSIDFKRPAFFDETLTVKTIIRQLPTSKFITEYEVYNDTELITKASIILVFMNLATRRPVRCPQEIMNGLLPYFSD encoded by the coding sequence ATGTTTGTAGCTGAGACTAAAATACGGGTACGGTATGCCGAAACCGACCAAATGGGATATGTGCATCATGGCAACTATGCCATGTATTTTGAGTTGGCCCGTGTGGATGCGATTGAAAAGATTGGAATTACATACAAAGGACTTGAGGCAAGCGGTATTGCAATGCCTGTAGCCCATATGAGCATTGATTTTAAACGTCCTGCTTTTTTTGATGAAACCCTTACTGTTAAAACAATAATACGTCAACTGCCTACCAGTAAGTTTATAACAGAATACGAAGTATATAATGATACCGAGCTGATAACAAAAGCAAGCATTATATTAGTATTTATGAACTTGGCCACCCGCAGGCCGGTACGTTGTCCGCAAGAAATTATGAATGGGTTGTTGCCTTATTTTAGTGACTGA
- a CDS encoding YihY/virulence factor BrkB family protein, translated as MEKIHLWLLSKVPPYKALMDLLKKLTFPGLQGLRIYTVLSFFIKGLSNSDINTRASAIAFNFFLALFPAAIFFFTLIAYLPLKDFEDEIFKFIQNITPYNAFEAIKSTLSDILQKRQGGLLSLGFVLALYFSTNGVNSLIEAFNTYTDAIETRSAWRQKLAALWLTVYTALLVIISIILTTVGTVVLDFLNDKNLFGDSLEYYLLLFVKWFLTILFLYCLISGLFYYGPAKKRKWKFFNVGSTLATVLSLVTTYGFMFYVNNFNSYNKLYGSIGTLIVIMLLIFFNSMVLLIGFELNVSIDRALEHKLTTEQLTPKNLENTFKDKRYS; from the coding sequence ATGGAAAAAATTCACTTATGGTTGTTGAGCAAAGTGCCGCCCTACAAAGCACTGATGGACCTGCTGAAAAAATTAACTTTTCCGGGGTTACAAGGCTTGCGCATTTATACCGTACTATCCTTTTTTATTAAGGGGCTTAGTAATTCAGACATCAACACCCGTGCTTCGGCCATAGCCTTCAACTTCTTTTTGGCATTGTTTCCCGCTGCTATCTTCTTCTTTACCTTGATAGCGTATTTGCCATTAAAAGACTTTGAAGACGAGATTTTCAAGTTTATACAAAACATTACCCCATACAATGCTTTTGAGGCCATAAAAAGCACCCTTAGCGATATTTTGCAAAAGCGTCAAGGGGGGCTGTTGTCACTGGGTTTTGTGTTGGCATTGTACTTTAGCACCAACGGTGTAAACTCGCTGATTGAAGCCTTTAATACCTATACGGATGCCATTGAAACCCGCAGTGCATGGAGGCAAAAATTGGCAGCATTGTGGCTTACCGTTTACACAGCCTTATTGGTGATAATAAGTATTATCCTTACCACGGTGGGCACAGTAGTACTAGATTTCTTAAACGATAAGAATTTGTTCGGCGATTCGCTGGAGTACTACTTGTTGTTGTTTGTAAAATGGTTCTTAACCATATTGTTTTTGTATTGTCTTATATCGGGTTTGTTTTATTACGGCCCTGCAAAAAAACGCAAATGGAAGTTTTTTAACGTAGGTTCTACCCTTGCAACAGTGCTATCATTAGTCACAACCTATGGATTTATGTTCTATGTTAACAATTTTAATTCATACAATAAACTGTATGGTTCTATAGGGACTTTGATAGTAATTATGCTGCTTATTTTCTTCAATTCGATGGTGTTACTAATTGGTTTTGAGTTAAATGTGAGTATTGATAGGGCGTTGGAACATAAGCTAACCACGGAGCAACTTACCCCCAAGAATTTGGAGAATACGTTTAAAGACAAGCGGTATAGCTAA
- a CDS encoding site-specific integrase, whose amino-acid sequence MSSNQKANFSLVVYISRTKAKKNGEVPVLMKININGERLVMQLQRSVQPDDWDAKRSRLKGRTVEAREFNEYIDAVLTRTRQRYSDLITMHDVVTPPMVRDAVLGVNTAKPKMIIEIWEEHIEGLRKLIGKESTVATCQKYNAAKNHFANYLKQYYKTSDVPIKSVDHFMITQFAMYLKTEKGCNYNTATKFLQNLKRITYICLRHGWLLKDPFVGISLMMKEVDRPYLTEDELRTLMEFTSDIERLIRVRDFFVFSCYTGLAYIDIYKLRKKEIEKNTQGYWIKTRRQKTGGRTSVLMLEVAMQIINKYVLLDALKDDDHVLPIISNQKMNAYLKELADLCGITKNLSFHVARHTFATTVTLTNGVPIESVSRMLGHKNIMSTQHYARIVDQKVGDDMLRLSQKIGQRLTLAM is encoded by the coding sequence ATGTCGTCAAACCAAAAAGCCAATTTCTCGCTGGTCGTTTACATCAGCAGAACAAAAGCAAAGAAGAACGGAGAAGTTCCTGTTCTTATGAAAATCAACATCAACGGGGAACGCCTCGTGATGCAACTTCAACGTAGTGTGCAGCCCGATGATTGGGATGCCAAACGTTCTCGTCTCAAAGGGAGAACTGTAGAAGCTCGTGAATTCAATGAATACATCGATGCTGTTCTCACTCGTACTCGTCAGCGGTATTCCGATTTAATTACTATGCACGATGTCGTTACTCCGCCCATGGTAAGAGATGCAGTTCTCGGAGTAAACACAGCCAAGCCTAAAATGATTATTGAGATATGGGAAGAACATATCGAAGGGCTTCGTAAGTTAATCGGTAAAGAAAGTACCGTTGCTACTTGTCAGAAATACAATGCAGCAAAAAATCATTTCGCCAACTACCTCAAACAGTATTACAAGACTAGTGATGTTCCAATTAAGTCAGTAGACCATTTCATGATTACACAGTTCGCTATGTATCTGAAAACAGAAAAAGGATGCAACTACAACACTGCAACTAAATTTTTGCAGAACCTAAAACGTATCACCTACATCTGTCTTCGTCATGGTTGGTTGCTTAAAGACCCTTTCGTTGGAATAAGTCTTATGATGAAAGAAGTAGACCGTCCCTATCTTACCGAAGATGAATTAAGAACACTCATGGAATTTACCTCCGACATTGAACGATTAATTCGAGTTAGAGATTTCTTTGTGTTCTCTTGCTACACAGGACTTGCCTATATTGATATTTATAAGCTACGCAAAAAAGAGATTGAGAAAAATACTCAGGGATATTGGATTAAAACTAGAAGGCAAAAAACCGGAGGAAGAACAAGTGTATTGATGTTAGAAGTTGCCATGCAGATTATTAATAAGTATGTATTACTCGATGCTTTGAAAGATGATGACCATGTTTTGCCAATCATAAGCAATCAAAAAATGAATGCATATTTAAAAGAGCTTGCAGACCTCTGTGGAATCACAAAGAATTTATCCTTTCACGTAGCTCGTCACACTTTTGCAACTACTGTAACACTTACGAATGGTGTGCCGATTGAGAGTGTAAGTAGAATGCTTGGACACAAGAACATTATGAGTACACAACATTACGCTCGAATTGTTGACCAAAAAGTCGGTGACGATATGTTACGATTATCGCAGAAGATTGGACAGCGATTAACATTGGCAATGTAA
- a CDS encoding DUF4248 domain-containing protein has translation MEDKFKIKSYGFGELAQLYFPSISKKSASAQLRRWIKLNDKVLPILQSLGYKPGNRLLTPAHVKVIVDEFGEP, from the coding sequence ATGGAAGACAAATTTAAAATCAAATCTTATGGCTTTGGGGAGCTCGCACAATTGTATTTCCCAAGCATATCAAAAAAAAGTGCTAGTGCACAGTTGCGCAGATGGATTAAATTAAATGACAAGGTGTTGCCAATACTTCAAAGTTTAGGTTACAAGCCTGGTAATCGTTTATTAACACCTGCTCATGTAAAAGTTATTGTGGATGAATTTGGAGAACCATAG
- the merTP gene encoding mercuric transport protein MerTP has translation MKPENKLIGAGLFTAIAASMCCITPVLALVAGTSGLASTFNWLEPFRPYFIFLTILVLGFAWYQKLKPKKQIECNCETEEKPKFIQSKIFLGIVTAFAIIMLAFPYYSIIFYPKTEKQIIMVDKSNIQKVEFTINGMTCASCGEIVNHEVNKLKGIINSIASYENGNAIVEFDNSKTNISEIEKAINSTGYTVTDKKEN, from the coding sequence ATGAAACCAGAAAATAAATTAATCGGTGCAGGACTTTTTACTGCAATTGCCGCTTCTATGTGTTGTATCACACCCGTATTGGCTCTTGTTGCTGGCACAAGCGGACTTGCTTCAACTTTCAATTGGCTTGAACCGTTCCGACCATATTTTATCTTTCTGACAATTTTGGTTCTTGGCTTTGCTTGGTATCAAAAGTTAAAACCTAAAAAGCAAATTGAGTGTAATTGTGAAACAGAAGAAAAACCAAAGTTTATTCAATCAAAAATATTTTTAGGAATTGTAACAGCATTTGCAATCATAATGCTAGCTTTTCCATATTACTCAATCATTTTCTACCCAAAAACAGAAAAGCAAATCATAATGGTTGACAAATCCAATATACAAAAAGTAGAATTTACGATTAATGGAATGACTTGTGCAAGCTGTGGCGAAATTGTAAATCACGAAGTAAATAAATTGAAAGGAATAATAAATTCAATCGCTTCATATGAAAATGGAAATGCAATTGTAGAATTTGACAACTCGAAAACAAATATTTCTGAAATCGAGAAAGCAATAAACTCAACAGGATATACTGTAACTGACAAAAAAGAAAATTAA
- a CDS encoding helix-turn-helix transcriptional regulator, producing METISCIRLQADIKQINRCKGRVSELNNSFDYLSNGLELAANNVRLKILFLLYEEKKLCVCDISDILGMTISAISQHLRKLKDRGLIETVRQAQTIFYSLTKEYAKMLQPFFKILDENRILETI from the coding sequence ATGGAAACAATTTCTTGTATAAGACTACAGGCGGACATTAAGCAAATCAACCGTTGTAAAGGTCGAGTTTCAGAACTGAATAATTCATTTGACTATCTATCGAATGGACTTGAATTGGCGGCTAATAATGTGAGACTGAAAATCCTGTTTCTACTTTATGAAGAAAAAAAACTTTGTGTTTGCGACATAAGTGACATACTCGGCATGACCATTTCGGCAATTTCACAACATCTGCGAAAACTCAAAGATAGAGGACTAATTGAAACGGTAAGGCAAGCACAAACTATTTTCTACTCTTTGACAAAAGAGTATGCTAAAATGCTCCAACCATTTTTCAAAATACTTGACGAAAACAGAATTTTGGAAACAATATGA